In Bradyrhizobium guangdongense, the sequence CGTCATTATGGGGGCATTTTCCCCGTAATTCACAAGCGGCATATGTTGTTGCGGGGGTGCAACCTGCGCGACCATCGGAGGTGCCAAGTTGGTTCATTGACGCGACCAAAGCGCATCTCAATCTTGCTCCGATAAATAAGTCGCGGGGGATGAAGGTGTTTGATGTCTATCGCAATGGGGCGAGTGACCTGCTCGTTCTAAGTTTAGGCTCGCCGATACCGGCAGCTTACTCCGGAAAAAAGTGGCGCAAGAGCAGACGGAGAATTCTGAAGGTTAGCGATGAGATCAAATCAGCCGTTCAGCGACACGGTTACTACGTTCGCAGCTCGCGGGTCACCAAAGATCGGGTGGTCTAAGCGGAGCGGGAGCCTGCGGCACTCTTCACAACGCCATATCTTCGCAACTCGTGCCCGGCAGCCGTCAAATTGAACCCTACGATTAGACCTAGGCGTCTTAACGTCAGGAGGGCGAGAGGGTCGCACAATTCGATGGAAAGTCCGGCTCTCAATACAGCTATGGTGCGCTGTTCATCGCTATCGAGATCAGCCCATGAGATGTCCACCACATGGCTTTCGCGTTAAACCATTATCTAAGACCCAAATGTGTGTCTGATTTGGCGCAGGATAGCCATGGCGGCATCGCTGTACCGACCGCCTCAAGTATTGATCCAGCTGCCCCGTCCTAATCAGCTCATCGCTAAACAATTGTTCAAAACCCAAATGAGTGCCTGATTTGCCGCAGCATGCCCATCGCGGCATCGGTGTACCGACCGTTAGTTAGATATTGATCCAGCTGCGCTGTGGTAATCATCGCCACAACTGCCACTGCAAAGCCCTTAAACATTGGGCCTCTCCTTCAAAAGACCGCCAACTCGGCGTATTGAAAGATTTAAGCGTTCTCAGAATTTGCTGCCGCCTATGCGACCTAATATGGAAATGGTGGCAGTGATCAGTAACCACTTCCTTAACGGGCCCGATCTCGATGCGCGAACCGGGCTCCGGACATGCACGGTCTCGTCCTGCCAAACTCGGTCCTCACCATCAGGCGTATCATGCGAGCGGGTCGCAAGTGATTTGGGTGTGCTTGGTGACTGCACCGAGGTATCTACCACGCGAGAGTGCCTGCCTTTCAACGCTGGACCTTTTCCAAGGGGTAAGCACCTCCGCAGGCTCCACGAAAGTGGCAGCCGTCCCCGAGCCGTCCACATGGGCCATGATGATGCTCGGCTTCTGCGGCCTTGGCTTCATGGCGTATCGGCGCAAACAGATCGGCAGCGCGCTCGCAGTCACCTGAGCGCCTCCGCATCTGATCGATCACGACAAAGTCGCTCCTGATCGGGGCGGCTTTTTGCTACCATCACTAGATGCTCACCCTTCGCCCGATCGGCCCAGATGACTATTCGGTTCACGAGGAAGGCGACCGATCGGCCGCATCCGCTTCGCTAGCGACCGTGCGCCAGCGCTGTGGCTATGGGCGTCACGGTGACCTTGCCGGGTCCGCCGTTCGACTTAGCCTGTAAGTGCCGAACGGTAGAGCGCAGAAAATAGCTGCTGCTGTTCTTATCTGATTCAAGCTGGCGTTCTGCGTGCGCTTGGCCAACTTGCGGGGAACGTGTTTGATGTCTATGGGCTCGCCGATGCCAGCAGTTTGCTCCGGCAAAAGCTGGCGCAAGGGCAGAAGAAAAATTCGCGGATTGGAGCCTCGGCGTGGCAATGTAAACCACAGCAAAAAACTAAGTAGATTGTGTCACTGGCCTCGCGAATAGTCCGACGATCCCCGCAGACGTGCGAGCTTTTCAGCGTCAATTGCAGCTCGCACTTCTCGTGCCGCTTTTAAGGCCCGCCGCATGAAGGGGTCTTCCGTATCCTTAGTGAAGGTAATGAGGCGGACACACTGCTGGCAGTTGATCTGATGGCCGTCACGCACCCTCTGTGATCGTTCATTGAACAGCCTGGTGCAGAACGGGCATCTGACTTTGACTTTGTCGTCCATCGACGCCGACCTCTACCGATTTGACAAGCTATGATTCTCATCTAGCTGCTGTTTCGATCGAGTAAACCGATCCGCCCACATGCGGTTAATAGCTGTTAGTGATGGCGCACCACTCGTCCGTCCGTCCTTCCCGAACCCTCACGCCGCATCGCTTGGCCCACGTGGCGACTCAGCTTATCGATCCCGCATAAAGCACGCTGCTGCCCCTCCTTCAGCGACACGGAAGCCGCCGCCCGCAAGCCGATCGAGATCGCCAGCGTCATCGAGCTGGTGCAGGGCAGACGGATCTACATCGAGCTTATCAACGCGCCGTTCCTCAAGATGAGAGGCAGCGGCGAGGAATTTCGCGCAGGCATCGCGCTCGCGCTCGAGCGCGGCTGGATCGAGCTGCATGGGTCGGGGACGTTCGTTCGGTTGGTCAACGTGCCGTTCTTCAATATGGGCGGTAGCGGCGAGGATTTCGCGCAGGCATCACGGTCGCCCAAGACGGCGGCTGGCTCGAGCTGCACGAGTCAGGGACGTATCTGCGGCTGATGAAGGCAACTCTTTCGCTTGACCGTGAGAGCTGCAGGTCCCGCCCGCTTTGCCCCGAGAAGCGGACTAAAAGCAGACTGCTCAGAATGGGAGCGATGGGTCAGGTAGCGAAAGTTTAGCTATTCGGTGATTAGTTCCGCGCCATCGGCCGCGCGGGCTACCGATTCAGCGCGACCTCCTTGAATGCAATCACGAGCGCCTTTTCGAGTTTTCCTTGCATGCCCAAGAGAGTGCCGTATGCCTCGGCCCGAGACATCGTCGGCTTATAGTGGCGATGCTCGATCAACGCGGCGAATATGTCGGAGATGGTCAACATTCTAACGATGTCGCTGATGCTGCCGGCGCAGAGCGCGTCCGGATACCCGCTGCCGTCGAGATATTCGTGATGATGCCGGACGGCATCAAGAATTTCAGGTGAGACCCCGGTTTGGGCTTTCATGAATTCGAATCCCGTTACCGGGTGCGTTTCGACAAGTACCCGCTCGTCCGCGTTTAACCGTCCCGGCTTGTCAAGTATCGCTATGGGGATGGCCGCCTTACCGATGTCGTGAAAGATCGCGGCAGAGTACAAGCGCTCGAGATCAGCTGGCTTCAGTCCCAGGCTAAGTCCGAAGTCGATGGCTACGCCGGTAACCAGCAGGCAGTGCTGGTAGGTCCCTTCGTGGTGGCGCCGCACGGTTGCCAGCCACTCGGTAAGCCCTCGCTCCCTGATCCGATCAGCCACCTTTGCGCCCGCTTGTTTCGCGCCGATCACATCCAGCGGCTTGTTCAACGACACCGCAGTGAACATCGATCCGATAGCGTCAACTGCGGCATGGACTGCGATGCCGGGCTGCGCCGCTCCGGCGTCGGCCGACTTAGCTTGATCGTGCAACGCTTCGAATAACCGCGGCGGGCTAATAGTGCTCGGTACAGCGAGTGTGGCTCCAAGTGCATAAGCTTGCGAGATCCCGACGTGAGATGGATGCTCCACGAGGAATATCCGCCGGGGAACCTTGGCTATTCGAGCATTTCTCTTTTTTAGAGCAGCGATGTTATCGATCATCCGCAGATCGGCCCGGACAACCAGCGCGTCGGGTACGTCCGTAAGCTTTGCTTCGAGATCGAGACGTTCACCTGCGACGCGGAATCTTCGGCTGAGCATGCTGCAGAGGTCCGAAAGGCCGACGGCAGTATCGGCCAGAACCTGCACAAACTTTGGAGTAGTGCTCATGAGGTCGGACAATGGATCTCTCACATCCAAAACGATCCCTGTTCCTCAGGTGCTTCGTTCAACCAGATCAGCGCCTCGCGCAATTCCAGGAACAACAATCGCTCTTCCGAGGCGGACGACCCGTCACCGTTGGACAGATAAAGAATAAAGTCCTTGCTCCCATTCCGAAACAGCGCCTCTCTAGCCTCGCAAATTGCTAACGATGAGGCGTCGATAAAGGAAACCGTCCGCGAAAAGAGTAGCTGCATATGATGCAATGCGTTGCTCAAGAAGGGATGTCCCGCTTATGGCGTAGGAGCGGAATTATTCTGTTTTATCGCGACCGCGCGCTTTCTCGTTTTCTCCGTGAGGAAGTGGACACCAACCTGTGCTCCGTTGACCCAAACCAGCTCACACCGTCGAAATGCCAAACCGGTGGAAGACAGAACGAGGAAAAATTCCTGAGCCTTGAGCACGTCGGTGGACCCCTCTACTTCGAGCTTCGCCCCGGTCGCAGAGGCGTCGAGGAGAATGCATCCTCGCCGCCAAGTCCCGTCTGCGCCGACGATGTTGACCAGGTGCTTGTGTTCAAAATGTACGCGGCTGGCCTTTCGGCTGCTCCCCCTCATCGCAATCCCCCAAATTGAAGGCACCAGGTTCAAATGATTGTTTTTCAAAAAGCGTGCGCAGCTCACCGCGCGCAGCGGTGAGGAGCTGATCGATGCGCTCGGACTGAGATATCAGTTGGTTTGCCGTTGTCCTGCTCGACAGTTGCCCGATCAACAATCGAATACTGGCGTTGGCCAGTTCGAGAATGAAGATCGCTCGTCCCAAATCCTCTGCTGAGCTGGGTTCTTGAGTTTCAACGGTCGAGACGAGCGCGCCAACCTGCGTTAGGATGGCGCGTGGATCGAAGCCTGATCGCTTCGACCCAGTGTGGCAGCGGCTAGGCCGGCGGAATTCCAGCACGGTAGACATGTGGTTCAAAATCCGTTTGGGCTTCATTGCCCATCACGCAAATCAACAAACAACAGGCCGCGAGAATATGAGCACAAGCCTCGTCGTTGCCGCCCGTGTGTCACTTGCGGCTTCGCGGACAACAATCAGGTCGCGCGGCGCCCCGTTCAGCCATTTCATCCTTAAGTTGCTAACATAAGTTAAAGAGAAGTTCCATGGAAGGTGTTTAGATACCTTTAGATCCAAGGATTTTGCGGGAGAGGGCGAGGCCGTCGTGCTCGGCACCGTCGGCGTCTCCGATTTCAACGCCCTGCACAGCCGGAAGCACGATCACGAGGTCCAGCTCTATGCCTTCGACGTGCTCGCCATGGACGGCGACGACCTCCGGCCGCTGCCGCTGCACGGATGCGAGACCTTACGCAGAAGTCATCGCCGCGCTCAAGAAGGCCATCGCCGCGCCCTGTCCGACCGAGCGGCTGAGATGGCTGCAGGCCGCGGCGACAACTCTTGCACGCCTAGGGTCTCTACCGAATTAACGAACTCTGATTCCTTTGCACCAACCTGATGCGATGCGGGGGAAGCTCGATGCGTAAGGGACTGTTCTGGCTTAACGACAAGCTGTGGGCTCGGATAGAGCCGCATTTGCCGCCGAACCAGACCGGTCCGGCTCGCGATGACGATCGCCGCATCATCATCGGTATCGTTCACATGGTTCAATGCGGCGCACGTTGGCGCGATTGTCCGCCCGACTATGGTGCCTACACAACGATCTGCAATCGGTTCGATCAATGGGTCAAGCGTGGGCATTGGCAGGCGATCTTCGAAGTGCTTGCCCGCGGCGGCAAGGATGGCGTGACCTTGTCCATCGACGCCACCTCGACCAAGGCGCATCGCTCGGCGAGCGGTGGAAAAGGGGGAGCACAAACAGCGGTCGGCCTCGCGTGGCGGACGGACCACGAAAATCCACGCGCTGAGCGATCCTGATTGCAGGCCTTGCGCATTTCACCTAACTCCGGGACAAGACACCGGCATCGCCGCAGCTGGAACTCGCGCCACCCATGTCGGCCCTCATTGGCGACAAGGGCTATGACGGTGATGGCTTGCGCGCCGAAATCCTCAATCGCGGCGCCAAGCCCGTCATTTCAAACAAATCCAACCGGGTAAGCCTCCACAGCTTCAAAAAGCGCATCTATAAAGGGCGAAATGTCATCGAACGCTGCTTCTGCAGGCTCAAGGACTTCCGGCGCATCGCAACCCCTTACGACAAGCTCGCCAGAAATTTCCTGGCTGCAATTCACCTCGATGGGCGAGCAAATTATCTGGCCCGGGCTAAATTTTCGGCACTCGCGTTCGCGGGCCCGATGGACTTGACGGACGCCATCAGGTTGAATGGGGCAAGCGAGGTTAGGTACGACAATGACGTCGAAATATCTGCTGGTCCTGCTTTTGATCGCCTCGCCGGCTGCGGCGCAGGTGAAGCCTGCTCTCAAAGCCTCGGCGGCGCATCCCGACCCTTGCGCTCCTATCGGGCGCACCGCGGACGGCAAACTGGTCTATTCCATGAAATGCGAGAGCCTGCCGGCACCGCCTCCGCCCCCGGCGCAGGCGGACCTGAAAGAGGCTCCCGCGCCGGCTGCAGAGCCGGAGCCGGAGGTGCGGCGGAGCGGCCTGTTCGGCTGGTCTTACGACCGCAGGTGAAGGGGTGAGCGCCACTTGCGCAAAGCCCGCTGGAGTGCTCTTTCCTTGAAGTCTCCATGGGCCATGGTCCCGGAGCCAGAGACATGAGATGAGCAAACTCGTTATCCGTGCTGGTGATTTCACCTTCGATGCCCGTTTCGAAGAGCAGGCGGCGCCCAAGACCGTTGAGGCGTTTCGCAAGGCGCTGCCATTCGAGAGCCACATCATCCATGTGCGCTGGAGCGGTGAAGCCGTCTGGATGCCGCTTGGCGATCTCGACTTCGGCGTCGGATACGAGAATCACACCAGCTATCCTGCGCCGGGACAGATCATTCTTTATCCCGGCGGCATCAGCGAGACCGAGATCCTGATAGCCTATGGCGGTGTCCGCTTCGCAAGCAAGGTAGGCCAGCTCGCCGGCAATCACTTCATCACGCTAACCTCGGGTCTTGAGAACCTGGCAACGTTGGGCAAGAGCGTGCTGTGGAATGGCGCGCTGCCGATCCGCTTTGAGGAAGTCTGAGTGAGCGATATCAACTACCCCCGTGATCTCCGCGGTTACGGCCGCAACCCGCCGCACCCACAATGGCCCGGCAACGCTAGGGTCGCGGTGCAGTTCGTCGTCAATTTCGAGGAAGGCGGCGAGAACAACATCTTGCATGGCGACCGGGCCTCGGAAGCGTTCCTCTCCGACGTGCTCGGCGCACAACCCTGGCCCGGCCAGCGTCACGCCAATATCGAATCCATGTTCGAATATGGCTCGCGCGCCGGCTTCTGGCGGCTGTGGCGGGTGTTTGGCGAGCGGAAGTGGCCGACCACCGTGTTCGGCGTCGCTACTGCACTCAAGCGCAATCCGGAAATCGTCGCGGCCATGAAGGAGTCCGACTGGGACATCGCGAGCCACAGCCTGAAGTGGATCGAGCACAAGGACATGACGGAAGCGCAGGAGCGCGCCGAGATTGTCGAGGCGATCCGCGTCCATACCGAGGCCACCGGTGCGCGGCCGCTCGGCTGGTACACCGGCCGCTCCTCCATCAATACCAACCGTCTGCTGATGGAGGAGGGAGGCTTCCTTTATCTGAGCGACTCCTATGCCGACGATCTGCCTTATTGGGTGAATGGCGCGAACGGCAAGCAGCTCATCATCCCCTATACGCTTGACGCCAACGACATGCGGTTCATCAATCCGCAGGGCTTTTCCGAAGGCGAGCAGTTCTTCACCTATCTCAAGGACGCCTTCGACGTGCTCTATGCGGAAGGGCAAACGGCACCGAAAATGATGTCGGTGGGCCTGCACTGCCGTCTCGCCGGCCGGCCCGGCCGTGCCGCGGGACTGATCCGCTTCCTCGACTATATCGGCAAGCACGAGCGCGTCTGGGTGCCGACGCGGCTACAGATCGCGCAGCATTGGCACGACAAGCACGCGCATCTTGCCTCTGACGCGTTCGAGATCAGGTGAGGTAATGGCGCAGATTCCGCTCGCCGATCTCAATGCTGCAAGCAAGGCCGATTTCGTTGCGGCACTCGCCAATGTCGTCGAATATTCGCCGTGGATCGCCGAGCAGCTCGCCGGCAAGCGGCCGTTCGCCGGCATCAATCAGCTGCATGCCGCGTTGATGGCGGCGATCCAGGCCGCCGAACCCGACGTGCAGTTGGCGCTAATCCGCGCGCATCCCGATCTCGCCGACAAGACCCAGCGCGCGGCGGGACTGACGGCGGAATCGACCGGCGAGCAGAACAGCGCCGGCCTCGACCGGCTCTCGGCGGCCGAATACGCAGCGTTCGAACGCGTCAACAACGCCTATCGCGAAAAGTTCGGCTTCCCCTACATCGTCTGCGTGCGGCGTTACACCAGGGACTCGATCCTGCGCGACTTCGAGACGCGCCTGCGCAATATTGCCAAGACCGAGACGCGCCGCGCGATCGAGGAGATCGGCCGCATCTCGGCGCTGCGGCTCGATCAGCTGGTTGTTGCCGACGACAAACTGAAAGTGCACGGCCATCTGTCGACCCATGTGTTGGACAATCATGCGGGCAAGCCGGCATCCGGAATCGCGGTGGAGCTGCTTGAGCTCGCCGCGCTCGGCGAGAGCCGCGTGATCGCACGTGGCGTCACCAACGCCGATGGCCGCACCGACCCGCCGCTGATCGGCGGTCGCCCGTTGCCGATCGGTCGCTACGAGCTGCGCTTCGGCATCGCCAAATACTACGCCGAGCGCAACGTACAGCTTGCGGATCCGCCGTTCCTGGACGAGATCCCGCTGCGCTTCGCGATCAGCGAACCGGAGGGCCACTACCACGTGCCGTTGCTGGTCACGCCGTGGAGTTACTCGACTTATCGCGGCAGCTAGCCGCCGAACTTGTCGAGCAGCGCCGGAAACAGCCGATCCGGCTTGAAAGGCGGCGCCGTGAAGCGGATGCCGGTGGCATCCGCAATCGCGTTGCCCAGCGCGGCGGCGACCGGATTGTACGGGCTCTCGCTCATCGACTTTGCGCCGAGTGGTCCGATAGTATCAGACGTCTCGGCGAAGAACACTTCGGTGCGCGGCACATCCGCGAAGGACGGCAGATGGTAGTCGCGGAATTTGGGATTGGTGACGCGCCCCTCCGCGTTGATCACCACCTCCTCGTAGAGCGCCGCCCCCAGCGCTTGCGCGACGCCGCCCTCGACCTGGCCGCGGCACTGCATGGGATTGGCGACGACACCGGCATCGGCAGCCTGCACGCTCCGGAGAACCCTGAGCTCGCCGGTGCCCTTGTTCACGGCGACGCGAAAGCCCTGTACGTTAAAGCCGACCGAGCGCGGCGTGCCCTCGGAACTGCCGTGGCCTGCCATAGGACGACCGCCTTCGCGCGCGAGCTTGGCGAGCTCGACAAAGGACATCCGCCGCACGCCGCTGACGACGAACTCGTCCTCAAGCGTGCAAGTCGCGATATCGCAAAGCCACGCGCCTGCGGCAGCCACCTTCAACTCAGTCGCGAGCTGAATAGCGGCAGCCTGCGTCGCCTTGCCTGCGACGAATGTGCCGGTGCTGCCATAGGCGCCGGTGTCGTGGCCGCCATGGGCGGTATCGGACTGGCGCAGGCGGATCCTGCCGACGGTGGTTGCGAGGATGGTCGCGGCGATCTGCCGGTGCACGGTGCTGGTGCCGTTGCCGAACTCGGCGGTGCCGACGGTGAGCTCGAAGCCGCCGTCGTCGTTGAGTGTGATCATGGCGTCCGCGATGTGGCCGGCGGGCGGCACCGTGTCGATCATGGTCAGCGCGATGCCGTCGCCGGTCAGCCAGTCCGGCGACAGGTCAGGTGGCTGCTCCGCCTGCATCGCGCGCTCGACGAGGTCGATGCACTGGTCGAGCCCGTAGGAGCCGTACAGCACGTCGTGATATTCGGACTCGGGCGGCGACAGCATGGGATCGCCTTCCCTGATGATGTTGCGGCGGCGCATATCGTAGGGACTGATACCGAGCTGCCTGGCCAGCTCGTCGATCGCAGCTTCCACCGCAATGACGGCCTGCGGCAGGCCATAACCACGAAACGCGCCTGCGGGCACCGTGTTGGTGTAGACGACGAATCCGTCGAGCCGCTTGTTGGGGCAGTTGTAGACGGCGATGGATTCGGACACCGCATGGAACATCACGGAGGGGCCGTGATTGCCATAGGCGCCGGTGTTGGAGAGCACGTCGAGCTGGAGCGCGGTGAGCTTGCCCTCCGCATCGGCGCCGGCCTTGATCCGAACCCGCATCGGATGCCGCGTCGAGGTCGCGATGAACTGCTCCTCGCGCGTGAGCTCGAGCTTGACGGGCCGCCCGGTCTTGAGCGCGGCCAGCGCCAGGATATCCTCGACAAACATCTCCTGCTTGCCGCCGAAGCCGCCGCCGACCCGCTCACAGAACACGCGGACCTTGTCGATGGGAAGTCCAAAGATGCCCGAGAGCGCACGCCGGGCCAGGAACGGCACCTGCGTTGACGTGCGGACATTGAGCACGCCTGTCGCGTCGAGCCAGGCAATGCCGCCATGGGTCTCCAGCGCGGCGTGTTGCACGCGGTGGCTGTGGAAGGTGCCCTCGTAAGTGACGGCGGACGTGGCGAGGGCGGCGGCGACGTCGCCAAACTCGCCATGGATCTCTGCGACGAGATTGCGCTGCGCGTCGGCGACGCGGTTCGCGCTGGTGCGATCAGGATGAACGCGCGGTGCTCCCGGCGCCATCGCGAATTCAGGATCAATCAACGCTGGCAAAATCTCGTACTCGACCTTCAGCCGCCGGCATGCCTCCTCGGCCGCGGCTTCGCTCTCGGCGACCACGGCGGCAACCTTCTGGCCGATGAAGCGGACCACGTCGTCGAGGACACGTGTGTCCTCGGGGTCCATCCAGTCCTTCTCGTGCCGCGCCGTCGAGAACAGAACCGCAGGCGCATCCTCATGTGTCAGGATCGCGTGCACGCCGGGCACAGTCATCGCCGCCGATCTGTCGATCGCGATAATCCTGGCATGCGCGTGCGGTGAGCGCAGCAGTTTGATGTGGAGCATGCCGTCAATTTGCGTGTCGAGCGTGTAGCGCGCTCTGCCGCGGACAACATCCGGGCCTGCAGGTGCCGGCAGGCTGCGACCGAACGCGGCGCCGGCTTCGACGCGCTCCTCAACATTGCTCCTGCCGTGGATCGCATCCTCGATCGAGCGATAGCCGGTGCAGCGGCAAATATTGCCCTTCAAGGCGGCGCCGAGATCGGTGCGCTGGGCCTGATTCAGCGAGGCGCAGGTCAGGATCATGCCGGCAGTGCAGAAGCCGCACTGGAACGCTTGCGCGTCAAGAAAGGCTTGCTGCATCGGGTGCGCGCCGTGATCGCTGCCGAGACCCTCGATCGTGGTGATGGTGCGTCCCTCGGCGCGAAACGCGGGAATCAGGCAGCTATGCACGGGCTCGCCGTCGAGCAGCACGGTACAGGCGCCGCAATCGCCGGCGTCGCAGCCCTTCTTCACGCCAAAATGGCCAAGCTCGCGCAGGAACGTGCGCAGGCATTGGCCCGCGCGCGGCGCATGCGGGAACATCGTGCCGTTGATTTCAAAGCTCATGGCGGGGTTGTCCCTAGGAGCTCGGCGCGGATTTCCTCTGCAAGCCGCAGCGTCATGTGCTTGCGCCAGAGCGGCTTGCCATGAATGTCGGTGTGATAGAGATCGTCGGTAATCTCCTCGACGACAGCGGCCCGAAGCGCGTCGGCGTCAGGCTGCTTTGCAAACGATATCTGGATCGGGCGTATGGTCGAGGCAGTTACCGTCAGCTTCAACGTTCCCTTGCTGTCGAGGCTTCCGATCAAAAGGGCCGCGGAGCGGCCGACCGGCGCAAGCGAGATCTGGCGAAACGCGCAGCGGCGTTTCAGTGCCGAAAGCGGTATATCGATCTGCCGCAGCAGGTCGCCAGGCGACAGGCGGTTGCGCTGATTGCCGGTGACGAATTCGGCGACGGGAACCCTCTGTTCGCCGCCGTCCGCTTTCCAGATGGTGCAGACGCCCTCGAGCGCTGATGTCAGCGAGATCATCGGTCCCGCCGGCAGCGACATGCAGAGATTGCCGCCCACCGTCGCCGTCTTCCAGATCTTGAAGGAGGCGAGGAAGGCGCGGCAGCACCGGCTGATCAGCGGCGCTGCGAGCCAATCAGGCGGGCAGGCGAGCGCATCGAGTTGCGAAATCGTGCAGGTGGCTGCAATGCTGAGGTGGCTGTCCGTAGCGACCAGCGCCGGCCATTTCAGGTCGGTGAGATCGATCAGTCGCGTAAGGTGGGCTTGCGGTTCCGAGAACAGCCACGTGCCGCCCGCGAGCCAAGCATCACCTGGCGTCCAAACGGGCAGTTCGGAGCGCGTTTGCGGATGGGAAACCGCTGTGATGGTATTCAAGTCCATGGCTGCGATAGGGCCTGCACCCGGTGAATTGACTCGAGGTAAAGTCTTGCAAGACCAGCGCCAAGTGGCAACAACAAGTCGCGGTCATCACGCTCTCGGGCTGGCCCTTGCCTTGCAAGCCTGCTGTCAGCGGATGTGGGGAGAAGCAGGCGCATGAGCGATGCGAAGCCGATCTGGATCAAGGATCCCCTTGCGATCCTCGCCGATGGTGCGGGGCGCGGGATCGTCGTGAGGCATGGTCGCATCATCGAACTCGTGCCCAAAGGCGGGACGCCTGTGACCACTGACGTTGCGGTGTTCGATGCGAGCGCGGACGTCGTGCTGCCGGGCCTCATCAACACCCATCATCACTTTTACCAGACGCTGACGCGGGCGCTGCCGGCGGCGATGGACCGCGAGCTGTTTCCTTGGCTCCAGGCGCTCTATCCGGTGTGGGCAAGGATGACACCTGAGGCGCTCGAACTTGGGGTGACCGTGGCGATGTCGGAGCTGCTGCTCTCGGGTTGCACGACCACGACGGATCATCACTACGTCTTCCCGGCAGGACTCGAAGAGTCCGTTGACATCGAGGTCGGCGTCGCAAAGCGCCTCGGCATGCGCGTGCTGCTGACGCGCGGTTCGATGAACCTGTCGCAGCGCGATGGTGGCCTGCCTCCTGACAGCGTCGTGCAGGACGAGGACACCATCCTCGCCGACAGCACGCGCGTGGTGGCCAAGCATCACCAGCGCGGGTCGGATGCCATGGTGCAGATTGCGCTTGCACCTTGCTCCCCGTTCTCGGTGACGACGTCGCTGATGCGCGCCACCGCCGATCTCGCCGACAAGCTCGACGTGCGCCTGCACACCCATCTCGCCGAGACCGAGGACGAGAACAAATTCTGCGAGCAAATGTACGGATGCCGCCCGCTCGACTATCTCGAGCAGTGCGGCTGGCTCAATCCGCGGACCTGGCTCGCCCATGGCATCTTCTTCAATGCCGACGAGATGAAGCGGCTCGGCAAGGCCGGGACGACGATCAGCCATTGCGCGTGCAGCAACCAGCTGCTGGCCTCCGGCTGCTGCCCGGTCTGCGAGATGGAGGAAGCTGGCGTCGGTATCGGCATCGGTGTCGACGGCTCGGCCTCGAACGACGGGTCGAACCTGATGCAGGAAGTGCGGGCGGCGTTCCTGCTGCAGCGGGCGCGCTATGGCGTCAGCAAGGTCAGCCACAAGGATGCGCTGCGCTGGGCTACCCGGGGCTCGGCGGCTTGTGTCGGCCGTCCGGAGCTCGGTGAGATCGCGGTCGGCAAGGCCGCCGACCTCGCGCTGTTCAAGCTCGATGAGCTGCGCTTCTCCGGCCATGGCGATCCCCTGGCCGCACTGGTGCTTTGCGGCGCGCATCGGGCCGACCGGGTGATGGTGGCGGGGAACTGGACCGTGATCGACGGCGCGATCCCGGGACTGGACGTTCCGGAGCTGATCCGCCGGCACAGCGCCGTGGCGCGGGCGATGCAGGTGGGGTAGGTAATGAGAAGGAGGGGGCGACCACAAGTGCCGGGTGCTTCTGGCCACCCCCTCCAAACCTCCTCCGGGAGGAGCAGGTGATCTAGG encodes:
- a CDS encoding molybdopterin-dependent oxidoreductase, whose translation is MSFEINGTMFPHAPRAGQCLRTFLRELGHFGVKKGCDAGDCGACTVLLDGEPVHSCLIPAFRAEGRTITTIEGLGSDHGAHPMQQAFLDAQAFQCGFCTAGMILTCASLNQAQRTDLGAALKGNICRCTGYRSIEDAIHGRSNVEERVEAGAAFGRSLPAPAGPDVVRGRARYTLDTQIDGMLHIKLLRSPHAHARIIAIDRSAAMTVPGVHAILTHEDAPAVLFSTARHEKDWMDPEDTRVLDDVVRFIGQKVAAVVAESEAAAEEACRRLKVEYEILPALIDPEFAMAPGAPRVHPDRTSANRVADAQRNLVAEIHGEFGDVAAALATSAVTYEGTFHSHRVQHAALETHGGIAWLDATGVLNVRTSTQVPFLARRALSGIFGLPIDKVRVFCERVGGGFGGKQEMFVEDILALAALKTGRPVKLELTREEQFIATSTRHPMRVRIKAGADAEGKLTALQLDVLSNTGAYGNHGPSVMFHAVSESIAVYNCPNKRLDGFVVYTNTVPAGAFRGYGLPQAVIAVEAAIDELARQLGISPYDMRRRNIIREGDPMLSPPESEYHDVLYGSYGLDQCIDLVERAMQAEQPPDLSPDWLTGDGIALTMIDTVPPAGHIADAMITLNDDGGFELTVGTAEFGNGTSTVHRQIAATILATTVGRIRLRQSDTAHGGHDTGAYGSTGTFVAGKATQAAAIQLATELKVAAAGAWLCDIATCTLEDEFVVSGVRRMSFVELAKLAREGGRPMAGHGSSEGTPRSVGFNVQGFRVAVNKGTGELRVLRSVQAADAGVVANPMQCRGQVEGGVAQALGAALYEEVVINAEGRVTNPKFRDYHLPSFADVPRTEVFFAETSDTIGPLGAKSMSESPYNPVAAALGNAIADATGIRFTAPPFKPDRLFPALLDKFGG
- a CDS encoding FAD binding domain-containing protein is translated as MDLNTITAVSHPQTRSELPVWTPGDAWLAGGTWLFSEPQAHLTRLIDLTDLKWPALVATDSHLSIAATCTISQLDALACPPDWLAAPLISRCCRAFLASFKIWKTATVGGNLCMSLPAGPMISLTSALEGVCTIWKADGGEQRVPVAEFVTGNQRNRLSPGDLLRQIDIPLSALKRRCAFRQISLAPVGRSAALLIGSLDSKGTLKLTVTASTIRPIQISFAKQPDADALRAAVVEEITDDLYHTDIHGKPLWRKHMTLRLAEEIRAELLGTTPP
- a CDS encoding 8-oxoguanine deaminase; the encoded protein is MSDAKPIWIKDPLAILADGAGRGIVVRHGRIIELVPKGGTPVTTDVAVFDASADVVLPGLINTHHHFYQTLTRALPAAMDRELFPWLQALYPVWARMTPEALELGVTVAMSELLLSGCTTTTDHHYVFPAGLEESVDIEVGVAKRLGMRVLLTRGSMNLSQRDGGLPPDSVVQDEDTILADSTRVVAKHHQRGSDAMVQIALAPCSPFSVTTSLMRATADLADKLDVRLHTHLAETEDENKFCEQMYGCRPLDYLEQCGWLNPRTWLAHGIFFNADEMKRLGKAGTTISHCACSNQLLASGCCPVCEMEEAGVGIGIGVDGSASNDGSNLMQEVRAAFLLQRARYGVSKVSHKDALRWATRGSAACVGRPELGEIAVGKAADLALFKLDELRFSGHGDPLAALVLCGAHRADRVMVAGNWTVIDGAIPGLDVPELIRRHSAVARAMQVG